A stretch of the Chiloscyllium plagiosum isolate BGI_BamShark_2017 unplaced genomic scaffold, ASM401019v2 scaf_93615, whole genome shotgun sequence genome encodes the following:
- the LOC122546109 gene encoding LOW QUALITY PROTEIN: class I histocompatibility antigen, F10 alpha chain-like (The sequence of the model RefSeq protein was modified relative to this genomic sequence to represent the inferred CDS: inserted 1 base in 1 codon), with the protein NSHFSTETTVEVSDDGSIKRSMRFGFDGEDFISLDPDRMRXAYNPIAVMTKEKWNSDDSWNNYWKRHLEEVTVEMLKRYLEAGKDYFKRKVQPEVFISRREPNGQDKPLTLSCLVTGFYPVDIEVTWLRNGEVMSETQSSGVRPNHDGTHQIQKEIEINAGDEDQYSCHIEHSSLAEGKLYQWGKGLE; encoded by the exons GaattcacatttttcaacagaaACTACTGTTGAGGTCAGTGATGACGGCAGCATTAAGAGATCAATGAGATTTGGATTTGATGGAGAAGATTTTATCAGTTTAGACCCAGACAGAATGA TCGCATACAATCCCATTGCAGTGATGACTAAAGAGAAATGGAATTCTGATGATTCCTGGAACAATTACTGGAAAAGACACCTGGAAGAAGTAACTGTAGAAATGTTAAAGAGATATCTGGAAGCTGGAAAagattatttcaaaaggaaag TTCAGCCTGAAGTGTTCATCTCCAGGAGGGAGCCCAATGGTCAGGACAAGCcgctcactctctcctgcctggTCACTGGGTTTTATCCTGTAGACATCGAGGTGACCTGGCTAAGGAATGGAGAGGTCATGTCTGAGACCCAATCCTCGGGGGTACGACCGAACCACGATGGGACCCATCAGATCCAGAAAGAGATTGAGATCAATGCTGGGGATGAGGATCAATACTCCTGTCACATTGAACACAGCAGCCTGGCAGAGGGCAAGCTCTATCAGTGGGGTAAgggactggag